In one window of Gudongella oleilytica DNA:
- the ltrA gene encoding group II intron reverse transcriptase/maturase, whose translation MEQILSRENMLLAYKKVKANKGAGGIDNISVDEIDEYLKGNWEDIKERIRNRKYKPQPVLRVEIPKPNGGVRKLGIPTVMDRIIEQAIVQVITPIVEPHFSEYSYGFRPGRRAQQAVIKLLEYLNDGYIYIVDIDLEKFFDNVPQDKLMTLVGKIIQDPDTESLIAKYLKAGVMDKGKYEETNEGTPQGGNLSPILSNIMLNELDKELEARGLNFVRYADDCVIAVGSSAASNRVMNTITKWIERKLGLKVNAEKTRTTEPTKLKYLGFGFVKMDGKWEARPHRDSIVKFKRKLKQLTKRSWSISMDDRIKRLNWVIRGWINYFRIGKMKTNMIRIDGHLRTRIRIVIWKQWKTSQKRMWGLRKLGAPEWMVRQSVGFNNHYQAVAKTTGLRKISKEILAKRGLISCLDYYLN comes from the coding sequence ATGGAACAGATATTATCAAGAGAGAATATGCTGCTTGCATACAAGAAGGTAAAAGCCAACAAAGGAGCAGGAGGCATAGACAACATAAGTGTAGACGAAATTGATGAATATCTGAAAGGAAACTGGGAAGACATCAAGGAACGTATTCGTAACAGAAAGTACAAACCTCAGCCGGTGCTAAGAGTTGAAATACCAAAGCCAAATGGTGGAGTAAGAAAACTTGGTATACCCACAGTGATGGACAGAATCATAGAACAGGCAATAGTGCAGGTAATCACACCCATAGTGGAGCCACATTTCAGCGAATACAGCTATGGTTTCAGGCCGGGTAGACGAGCACAACAGGCAGTCATCAAACTATTGGAATATCTGAATGACGGATATATCTACATAGTGGATATTGACCTTGAGAAGTTCTTTGATAATGTACCACAAGACAAGCTGATGACCCTTGTAGGCAAAATCATACAAGACCCTGACACAGAATCACTCATAGCTAAATATCTAAAGGCAGGAGTGATGGACAAAGGAAAATATGAAGAAACCAACGAGGGGACCCCGCAGGGAGGAAACCTCTCCCCAATACTCAGTAACATCATGCTCAATGAGCTTGACAAAGAGCTTGAAGCAAGAGGACTTAATTTTGTTAGATATGCAGATGACTGTGTAATAGCAGTAGGAAGTAGTGCAGCTTCCAACAGAGTTATGAACACCATAACAAAATGGATAGAGAGAAAACTCGGATTAAAAGTCAACGCAGAAAAGACAAGAACCACAGAACCAACAAAGCTAAAATATTTAGGATTTGGTTTTGTGAAGATGGATGGTAAATGGGAGGCAAGGCCTCATCGGGACTCCATAGTTAAATTCAAGAGAAAACTCAAGCAGCTCACAAAACGCTCATGGTCAATCAGCATGGACGATAGAATAAAGAGACTCAATTGGGTAATCAGAGGCTGGATAAACTACTTTCGAATAGGTAAAATGAAGACTAATATGATACGAATAGATGGACACTTGCGTACAAGAATCCGTATCGTGATATGGAAGCAGTGGAAAACCAGTCAGAAGAGAATGTGGGGCTTAAGAAAACTCGGTGCTCCGGAATGGATGGTAAGACAGTCGGTAGGGTTTAACAACCATTACCAGGCAGTGGCTAAAACCACAGGTTTACGTAAAATATCAAAAGAAATCCTCGCAAAGCGAGGTCTCATTAGTTGTTTGGATTATTATTTGAATTGA
- the ftsZ gene encoding cell division protein FtsZ, which translates to MFDFDVDVDQFAKIKVFGVGGGGNNAVNRMIECGVRGIEFIALNTDKQALYSSRAEQKVQLGEKITKGLGAGANPDIGARAAEENRNEILESLKGADMVFITAGMGGGTGTGAAPIVAEIAKELGILTVGIVTKPFTFEGRKRQQHAEKGIEDLKSRVDTLVTIPNDRLLQISDKKTTMADAFMMADEVLKQGIQGISDLISVPNLINLDFADVKTIMLDKGIAHMGIGIASGDNRAVDAAKQAITSPLLETSIEGAKSVLLNITGGRDLGIFEVNEAADIIRQSVDPEANIIFGAGIDDSMSDEIKITVIATGFEDSPIKNRSTMNQKTGIFGAKKDSEPEEQKRREVPVEDLDIPIFLRKRDKR; encoded by the coding sequence ATGTTTGATTTTGACGTTGATGTTGACCAATTTGCAAAAATCAAAGTCTTTGGAGTAGGTGGCGGTGGAAACAATGCCGTAAACAGAATGATCGAATGTGGCGTAAGAGGAATCGAGTTCATTGCGCTCAACACAGACAAGCAAGCATTGTATTCCTCAAGAGCTGAGCAAAAAGTCCAGCTTGGAGAAAAAATAACCAAAGGCCTAGGGGCAGGAGCAAATCCGGATATCGGTGCAAGGGCTGCTGAAGAGAATAGAAACGAGATCCTTGAGTCACTTAAGGGTGCCGATATGGTTTTTATAACTGCAGGAATGGGTGGCGGAACAGGGACAGGTGCTGCGCCAATAGTCGCGGAAATAGCCAAGGAGCTGGGAATACTTACAGTAGGCATAGTTACAAAGCCTTTTACCTTTGAAGGCAGAAAGAGACAACAGCATGCCGAAAAGGGTATCGAAGACCTTAAATCCAGGGTAGATACTCTTGTTACCATACCTAATGACAGACTGCTCCAAATATCAGACAAAAAAACTACAATGGCAGATGCCTTTATGATGGCCGATGAGGTATTGAAGCAGGGCATCCAGGGAATATCCGACCTTATATCTGTCCCAAACCTTATCAATCTCGACTTCGCCGATGTTAAGACGATCATGCTTGACAAAGGCATAGCTCATATGGGAATAGGCATAGCCTCAGGAGACAACAGAGCAGTTGATGCTGCAAAACAAGCAATAACAAGCCCATTGCTTGAGACCTCCATAGAAGGTGCCAAGTCAGTTCTTTTAAATATAACTGGCGGAAGAGACCTCGGGATATTCGAGGTCAACGAAGCTGCTGATATAATCAGACAATCAGTAGATCCAGAAGCAAACATAATATTTGGTGCGGGAATCGATGATTCAATGTCTGATGAAATCAAGATAACTGTGATTGCAACAGGGTTTGAAGACAGCCCGATCAAGAATAGATCGACAATGAACCAAAAGACCGGAATATTTGGTGCAAAGAAGGATTCTGAGCCAGAGGAGCAAAAGAGAAGAGAGGTCCCCGTTGAGGATCTCGATATCCCAATATTCCTTAGAAAAAGAGACAAAAGATAA
- a CDS encoding small basic family protein, producing the protein MFYALIGILIGAVIGFLLPYTYNTAYTLYISVAILACLDSVFGGIRANLEGKFNTRIFISGFFGNAILAAFLAYIGDRLGFPLYYAAIFTFGSRLFDNFAKIRRVWLVKNKPNNIEEQHH; encoded by the coding sequence ATGTTTTATGCATTGATAGGGATTTTAATAGGAGCAGTAATAGGTTTTCTACTGCCGTATACCTATAATACGGCCTACACCCTTTATATCTCGGTAGCTATACTGGCTTGTCTCGATTCAGTCTTCGGAGGGATCAGAGCTAACCTTGAAGGTAAATTCAACACAAGGATATTTATTTCCGGTTTCTTCGGGAATGCCATACTGGCTGCATTTCTGGCCTATATAGGTGACAGGCTTGGCTTCCCGTTATACTACGCTGCCATATTCACCTTCGGCAGCAGACTGTTTGATAATTTCGCGAAGATCAGAAGAGTATGGTTAGTTAAAAACAAGCCAAATAACATTGAAGAGCAGCACCACTAG
- a CDS encoding DUF881 domain-containing protein, whose translation MRISSPKLTLGIFSIIVGILIASQMKLNVDQITPVTIQSIIAARNELNSVRNEIVDLEKTIAAKEEELRLLESIGEGEANLVDILRDDVYKNKVAAGYTSLKGPGIQIVMFDNMDLEELSFSFNDDIIHDVDILNIINDLKVAGAEAISINDQRVMSYSEIKCGGPIIRINGKSIGTPFIIKAIGDPQLLMAAVNAPGTYGDTLRTVFGIGLQPYAEDEIIIPAYHGDFVYSYAGLLEEGE comes from the coding sequence ATGAGGATAAGCAGTCCAAAGCTGACCCTTGGAATATTCAGTATCATTGTCGGAATACTAATAGCGTCTCAGATGAAGCTGAATGTAGACCAAATAACTCCTGTGACGATACAATCCATAATTGCGGCAAGAAATGAGCTGAACTCCGTAAGAAATGAAATAGTTGACCTTGAGAAAACAATAGCTGCCAAGGAAGAAGAGCTCAGACTTCTCGAAAGCATAGGAGAAGGGGAAGCAAATTTAGTTGACATCCTGAGGGATGACGTATACAAGAACAAGGTGGCTGCAGGCTATACAAGCCTTAAAGGTCCTGGGATACAAATTGTAATGTTTGATAATATGGATCTGGAGGAGTTGTCCTTTAGCTTTAATGATGATATTATTCATGATGTGGACATACTCAATATAATAAATGACCTTAAGGTTGCTGGAGCTGAAGCAATCAGCATAAACGACCAGAGGGTGATGTCATATTCAGAGATAAAATGCGGGGGCCCAATAATAAGGATCAATGGAAAGAGTATTGGTACGCCCTTTATAATCAAGGCAATAGGAGACCCTCAGCTTTTAATGGCTGCAGTTAACGCCCCGGGGACCTATGGAGACACCTTGAGGACTGTTTTCGGCATCGGACTTCAGCCTTACGCTGAGGATGAGATAATAATCCCGGCATACCATGGTGACTTTGTATACAGCTACGCAGGATTATTGGAAGAGGGTGAATAG
- a CDS encoding DUF881 domain-containing protein produces MKNKKEIAALIFVSLLLGLILSIQFKTINKSIGGGALPTQRAQELANDLRKAQAEKESQLRLIQELEDKIEQYEKSGIEDDIYAENLYKDAMKYRMLAGYSDMSGPGIVLEINDPPVDIQYGEGFSIVDELDLILQVISVLNAADAEAISINDQRYTAFTEIVRAGNHIEINGVSTSSPIVIKAIGNADTLESALSIKWGIVWQLRNYDYIVNLTQDKNVVIPKYRRVKEFIYASPVEEKLQ; encoded by the coding sequence ATGAAAAACAAGAAGGAGATAGCAGCCCTTATTTTTGTTTCCCTTCTGCTCGGACTAATTTTATCCATCCAGTTCAAAACAATAAATAAATCCATTGGGGGAGGTGCATTGCCCACTCAGAGAGCGCAAGAACTTGCCAATGACCTGAGGAAGGCTCAGGCTGAAAAAGAATCCCAATTAAGGCTGATACAGGAACTGGAAGACAAGATCGAGCAATATGAGAAGAGCGGCATCGAGGATGATATATACGCAGAAAACCTATACAAGGACGCAATGAAATACAGAATGCTGGCCGGGTATTCAGACATGTCAGGCCCCGGAATCGTACTTGAGATAAACGATCCTCCTGTGGATATCCAATATGGAGAGGGCTTTAGCATAGTGGATGAGCTTGATCTGATCCTTCAGGTAATAAGCGTTTTGAATGCTGCTGACGCCGAGGCAATCAGTATAAATGACCAGAGATACACTGCCTTTACTGAAATAGTTAGAGCCGGTAATCATATTGAAATAAACGGTGTTTCGACCAGCTCACCTATTGTGATAAAAGCTATAGGCAATGCGGACACGCTTGAATCTGCACTAAGCATTAAGTGGGGAATAGTGTGGCAGCTTCGGAACTACGATTATATAGTAAATCTTACACAAGACAAAAACGTAGTAATACCAAAATATAGAAGAGTGAAGGAATTCATTTACGCAAGTCCAGTTGAAGAGAAGCTTCAATAG
- a CDS encoding cell division protein FtsQ/DivIB, giving the protein MKKETRVQKKQRRRMFMLRLFFISLIVTAMAIFAIRSSFFKVDQIVASEGNSVSKEEILKAAGISKDDNILIIRKKAIIERLESIPYVKSASIKKKLPDTVEIDIIERKPYLQFENGYSFAVIDAEGVLLENSILKLKGIGLVKGIGWEYIPDGGSIIDKTQGTSILDLLNDQNIAPVVEKIEVIDLSDSSNIKFNLFNGIAVEFGPMNNVKYKLKVLGEILADVEKKNIPTKMILMNKGEHPILVRDDI; this is encoded by the coding sequence TTGAAAAAGGAAACCAGAGTACAAAAAAAACAAAGAAGAAGAATGTTCATGCTCAGGCTGTTTTTTATTTCTCTCATAGTAACAGCCATGGCAATATTTGCCATAAGATCAAGCTTTTTCAAGGTCGATCAAATAGTAGCCTCAGAGGGGAACTCAGTATCGAAAGAAGAAATCCTAAAGGCTGCAGGTATTTCAAAAGACGACAACATCCTCATTATAAGAAAGAAAGCTATCATCGAAAGACTTGAATCTATACCATATGTTAAATCAGCAAGCATAAAGAAGAAGCTGCCTGACACTGTTGAGATTGATATAATCGAGAGAAAACCCTATCTCCAGTTTGAAAATGGCTACAGCTTTGCTGTAATAGATGCAGAGGGAGTGCTGTTGGAAAATAGTATTCTGAAGCTCAAGGGCATTGGATTGGTTAAAGGGATCGGCTGGGAATACATACCCGATGGAGGCTCAATCATCGACAAGACTCAGGGGACATCTATTCTTGATTTATTAAATGACCAGAATATAGCACCAGTGGTCGAGAAAATCGAAGTAATTGATCTTAGTGACTCAAGCAATATTAAATTTAATTTATTTAATGGTATCGCAGTTGAATTTGGACCAATGAATAATGTAAAATATAAATTAAAGGTACTGGGAGAAATCCTGGCAGATGTCGAAAAGAAAAATATTCCTACCAAGATGATCCTTATGAACAAAGGTGAGCATCCAATATTGGTAAGAGACGACATATAG
- the murG gene encoding undecaprenyldiphospho-muramoylpentapeptide beta-N-acetylglucosaminyltransferase, translating to MKLIISGGGTGGHIYPALAIAEELSRKIPEAEILYVGTAGSMEEELSEKAGLRFKPIRVKGMPRKLDKRSLIAAWNLLLGVLDSKKVINEERPDMVIGTGGYVSGPISFVAGLSKIPLLIHEQNAFPGITNKLLSRLADKVLLTYPESAKYFRYPERTVVTGNPIRKDITGVDKIEAKKTLGIEASKPFVLSFGGSGGQRSLNDAILDILTSGLLGGDIQLLHVTGNRHHEGFIDKLKDTGFNDNKNVRIEPYFHQMPLALNAADIVITSGGAITLAEVSAVGAPSILIPKAYTAENHQEYNARAFESAGASTMILEKDLNGKILAEKLLMILRDREILERMANCSRSLGKPDASEKIVQEILEFLNI from the coding sequence ATGAAGTTGATAATTAGCGGTGGCGGCACTGGAGGGCACATTTACCCTGCATTGGCTATAGCCGAGGAACTTAGTAGAAAAATTCCGGAGGCAGAGATACTGTATGTAGGAACTGCCGGAAGCATGGAGGAGGAGCTTTCTGAAAAAGCAGGCTTGAGGTTTAAGCCCATAAGAGTCAAAGGTATGCCCAGAAAGCTTGATAAGAGGTCCCTGATAGCAGCATGGAATTTGCTTCTGGGAGTACTTGACTCAAAAAAAGTGATAAATGAAGAAAGGCCTGATATGGTCATAGGAACCGGTGGCTACGTATCCGGACCAATCTCCTTTGTTGCGGGATTATCGAAAATCCCTTTATTGATCCATGAACAGAACGCTTTTCCTGGCATCACCAATAAACTGCTTTCGAGGCTGGCTGACAAAGTTCTCCTGACCTATCCGGAATCTGCAAAATATTTCAGGTACCCGGAAAGGACTGTAGTTACAGGAAATCCCATAAGGAAGGATATTACCGGAGTAGATAAAATAGAGGCAAAAAAAACCTTAGGGATCGAAGCTTCAAAGCCATTCGTCCTTTCCTTTGGCGGAAGTGGAGGACAGCGCAGCCTGAACGATGCTATATTGGACATACTGACCAGCGGGTTGCTGGGAGGTGACATCCAGCTGTTGCATGTCACCGGCAACAGACATCATGAAGGATTTATAGATAAGCTTAAAGACACAGGTTTCAATGACAATAAAAATGTAAGGATCGAGCCGTATTTTCATCAGATGCCTCTGGCTCTAAACGCAGCCGATATAGTAATAACTAGCGGAGGAGCAATAACCCTTGCTGAAGTATCTGCAGTTGGGGCACCGTCAATACTTATACCTAAGGCATATACGGCTGAAAATCACCAGGAATACAATGCCAGAGCATTTGAGAGCGCAGGAGCGTCGACAATGATACTTGAAAAGGATCTTAACGGAAAGATTCTTGCCGAAAAACTGTTGATGATTCTAAGAGACAGGGAAATACTTGAAAGGATGGCAAATTGCTCAAGGTCACTTGGCAAACCTGATGCTTCAGAAAAAATTGTACAGGAGATCCTTGAATTTCTAAATATATGA
- the ftsW gene encoding putative lipid II flippase FtsW: protein MARNNRKKSVDFYILIAAVALVFIGIIMVYSSSWPEGTVRYGDGFHYAKRHLMWAVVGICGMLVMMNLDYKIWRKYSLHIYILSVILGLLIFTPLGLELKGGRRWIDIGFTTLMPSDALKLGSIIFFAAFLDRKKDKVSSFVNGFIPAAGIIGFTAALIYFQKDLSTTITLLATLFSMYFVAGMHLSVIAIAATGAYFFWQYAINSEGNEYRLRRILAFRDPFADKLGDGWQAVQSLYALGSGGLLGVGLGQSRQKFFYIPESYNDFIFSIIGEEIGLIGTIFVLSLYGLIVWRGVLTAMNARDTFGCYLATGITALLAIQSFINIGVVTSSIPATGITLPLISFGGTSLVTYLTGIGILLNITRYTDKNRRKTDEVDN, encoded by the coding sequence ATGGCAAGGAATAACAGAAAGAAATCCGTAGACTTTTACATATTAATAGCTGCCGTAGCCCTTGTTTTTATCGGTATAATTATGGTATACAGTTCAAGCTGGCCAGAAGGAACCGTCAGATATGGCGATGGATTTCATTATGCAAAAAGACATCTTATGTGGGCAGTAGTAGGTATATGTGGTATGCTTGTAATGATGAACCTGGATTACAAGATCTGGAGAAAATACTCGCTGCATATCTATATCCTTTCAGTAATTCTGGGGCTCCTTATCTTTACCCCCCTTGGTCTTGAGCTAAAAGGAGGAAGGCGCTGGATAGATATCGGATTTACGACACTCATGCCATCTGATGCTTTAAAGCTTGGAAGCATAATTTTCTTTGCAGCATTTTTAGATAGGAAAAAGGATAAGGTTTCAAGCTTTGTTAATGGATTCATACCTGCAGCTGGGATCATAGGATTCACAGCAGCCCTGATTTATTTTCAGAAGGATCTGAGCACTACCATAACCCTGCTTGCTACACTTTTCAGCATGTATTTTGTAGCCGGGATGCACCTCTCAGTGATTGCAATAGCAGCTACAGGAGCATATTTCTTCTGGCAGTACGCCATAAATTCCGAGGGAAATGAATATAGACTCAGAAGAATCCTTGCATTCCGTGATCCTTTCGCAGATAAGCTGGGTGATGGGTGGCAAGCAGTTCAGTCGCTATATGCGCTCGGCTCAGGCGGCCTTTTAGGAGTGGGCCTTGGACAAAGCAGGCAAAAATTCTTCTATATCCCTGAATCCTACAATGATTTTATTTTTTCAATTATCGGAGAGGAAATTGGACTAATCGGCACTATTTTTGTTCTATCTCTCTATGGATTAATTGTATGGAGAGGAGTTTTGACAGCAATGAACGCCAGGGATACCTTCGGATGCTACCTTGCTACAGGCATTACAGCGTTGCTGGCGATACAAAGCTTCATAAATATTGGGGTAGTAACCTCAAGCATTCCTGCAACGGGTATTACCTTACCACTAATTAGCTTCGGCGGAACCTCGCTTGTGACATATCTAACCGGAATTGGGATACTATTGAACATTACCAGATACACAGATAAGAATAGGAGAAAGACCGATGAAGTTGATAATTAG
- the murD gene encoding UDP-N-acetylmuramoyl-L-alanine--D-glutamate ligase, which yields MDLKGMKILIMGLGVTGESAARTLNGKTAGLFVFEDKPWVAISKELSDKDLQFLEIRTGNPLKILDQIDLIIKSPGINPRHELLVEANKKSIPVYSDIELAYRMYPDRTIIAVTGTNGKTTTTILVGEVFSDAGFRVNIAGNVGVGILQAMENSEEGDVFIVEASSFQLENTEDFKPKAAVITNITPDHLDWHGSLDKYVKAKYKIFANQNSEDYLVLNYEDPILRSFEGNIVPKPVWFSSKRILDSGIFIEDGWIKARMWDAEKNIMPLSEVGIPGIHNVENIMAAVGLSLCLGVDASTIRKAVKDFKGVPHRIELVGTIDGVRYYNDSKGTNPDSSIKALNALDAPVILIAGGYDKGSDFEELLKVFSLKGKALILMGATSEKIGTTAHSIGIDHIEYAEDMKAAVYMAHQLSEEGDNVLLSPACASWDMYKNYEERGDHFRELVRELME from the coding sequence ATGGATCTTAAAGGGATGAAAATTTTAATAATGGGACTGGGAGTAACTGGAGAGTCTGCTGCAAGAACCCTGAATGGAAAAACCGCAGGGCTTTTTGTATTTGAGGACAAGCCATGGGTGGCCATCAGTAAAGAGCTTTCAGATAAGGATCTTCAATTCCTTGAGATAAGGACTGGAAACCCTTTAAAGATTCTGGACCAGATAGACCTTATAATAAAGAGCCCCGGGATAAATCCCCGTCATGAGCTTTTAGTCGAGGCAAACAAAAAAAGTATACCGGTCTACTCAGATATTGAACTTGCCTACAGGATGTATCCTGACAGGACAATAATTGCTGTCACGGGCACAAATGGTAAAACAACCACAACTATTTTGGTTGGAGAGGTGTTTTCTGATGCTGGCTTTAGAGTAAATATCGCAGGCAATGTAGGGGTAGGAATACTTCAGGCTATGGAAAATTCAGAAGAAGGAGACGTCTTCATAGTAGAGGCAAGCAGCTTTCAGCTTGAAAACACAGAGGACTTCAAGCCAAAGGCAGCTGTAATCACAAACATCACACCAGATCACCTTGATTGGCATGGAAGCCTTGATAAGTATGTAAAAGCCAAGTACAAGATTTTTGCAAATCAGAATTCGGAGGACTATCTCGTACTAAACTATGAGGATCCGATATTGAGAAGCTTCGAGGGAAATATTGTGCCAAAACCCGTATGGTTCAGCTCCAAGAGGATCCTGGACTCCGGAATATTCATTGAAGACGGCTGGATCAAGGCAAGAATGTGGGATGCAGAGAAAAACATCATGCCATTGTCAGAAGTTGGGATACCTGGGATCCATAATGTTGAGAATATAATGGCTGCTGTGGGATTGTCGCTTTGTCTTGGCGTAGATGCTTCTACCATAAGAAAAGCTGTGAAAGATTTCAAGGGAGTTCCCCATAGGATCGAGCTTGTTGGGACAATAGACGGTGTAAGATACTACAACGACTCAAAAGGTACAAACCCTGATTCAAGCATCAAAGCCCTGAATGCTCTTGATGCACCTGTTATACTCATTGCAGGTGGCTATGACAAGGGGTCTGACTTTGAGGAGCTTCTCAAGGTTTTTTCTCTGAAGGGCAAGGCGCTGATATTGATGGGGGCAACATCTGAAAAAATCGGTACTACGGCGCATAGTATCGGTATTGACCATATAGAGTACGCGGAGGACATGAAGGCAGCAGTCTACATGGCACATCAGCTGTCAGAGGAAGGAGACAACGTGCTTCTTTCACCTGCTTGCGCGAGCTGGGATATGTATAAAAACTATGAGGAACGTGGAGACCATTTCAGAGAGCTGGTAAGGGAACTGATGGAGTGA
- the mraY gene encoding phospho-N-acetylmuramoyl-pentapeptide-transferase yields MNYALNIALAFLISASLSTFLGPRIIPMLRNLKIGQTIREDGPRSHLAKTGTPTMGGIIFIISLTVSILLLGKLTPDVLLVLASTLSFGAVGFIDDFLKVVKKRNLGLRAYQKILCQLIASALIIAYGFYFKEGLQEFYIPFMGNLTIQLGIFTIPFFLIVILGTVNAVNLTDGLDGLATGISIIVFSTFGVMLSILEKWDLSILAFALVGALLGFILFNYKPAKVFMGDTGSLALGGALASLAVISELTFFIPLVAGVFFVETLSVMLQVGYFKLTKKRLFRMAPLHHHYEQKGWGELKVVWSFWAASVLFALTGLLVF; encoded by the coding sequence ATGAATTATGCACTGAACATAGCACTGGCATTTTTAATCAGTGCGAGTCTGAGTACTTTTCTGGGACCCAGGATAATACCAATGCTCAGGAACCTGAAGATAGGACAAACAATACGAGAGGATGGTCCCAGATCACATCTTGCTAAAACAGGTACACCCACTATGGGTGGGATCATATTTATTATCTCGTTGACTGTGAGCATATTGTTGTTGGGGAAGCTTACGCCTGATGTCTTATTAGTTCTTGCTTCCACCCTTTCCTTCGGTGCAGTTGGATTCATAGACGACTTTCTAAAGGTTGTAAAAAAGAGAAATCTTGGCCTGAGAGCATATCAGAAGATACTATGTCAGCTTATCGCATCTGCACTTATTATAGCCTACGGGTTTTATTTTAAGGAAGGACTCCAGGAGTTTTACATACCATTTATGGGGAACCTGACAATACAGCTTGGGATATTTACTATACCATTTTTTCTTATAGTGATACTCGGAACGGTTAACGCAGTAAACCTTACAGATGGTTTGGATGGATTAGCAACTGGAATTTCAATAATTGTTTTCTCAACCTTTGGAGTGATGCTGAGCATCCTGGAGAAGTGGGACCTGTCAATATTAGCATTCGCTTTAGTTGGAGCATTGCTGGGATTCATTCTGTTCAACTACAAACCAGCGAAAGTATTTATGGGAGACACCGGATCTCTGGCACTGGGAGGTGCGCTTGCTTCCTTGGCGGTCATATCAGAGCTTACATTCTTCATACCTTTAGTTGCAGGCGTTTTCTTTGTTGAAACCCTTTCTGTTATGCTTCAGGTCGGTTATTTCAAGCTTACTAAAAAAAGACTTTTCAGGATGGCGCCCCTTCACCATCATTACGAGCAAAAAGGTTGGGGTGAATTAAAGGTAGTATGGAGCTTTTGGGCTGCATCTGTCTTATTTGCATTAACTGGATTATTGGTGTTTTAG